One region of Betaproteobacteria bacterium genomic DNA includes:
- the lptC gene encoding LPS export ABC transporter periplasmic protein LptC, producing the protein MKHWPSQLFPVIVLTILAALSFWLQSTVDRGETKSDGKLRHDPDAMADNFVVRRFDQTGHVKYRLTGPRFVHFPDDDTSEVSSPTLISYRPGAPSVTVTGDHAKVTAKGETVFLWDNVILTRTGTPERPEMVARMPELTAHPEAGTAFTGSGIEITQGQSRLTAVGAKIDNNNLTLVLQSQVRGQYIQPRAKP; encoded by the coding sequence ATGAAACACTGGCCCAGCCAACTCTTTCCGGTCATCGTCCTGACCATACTGGCCGCCCTCAGCTTTTGGCTGCAAAGTACCGTTGACCGTGGCGAGACAAAAAGCGACGGCAAGCTTCGCCATGATCCCGATGCCATGGCGGATAACTTTGTCGTTCGCCGGTTCGATCAAACAGGTCATGTCAAATACCGCCTGACCGGCCCCCGCTTTGTCCATTTCCCGGACGACGACACTTCCGAAGTTAGCTCTCCAACCTTGATCAGTTATCGTCCCGGCGCGCCGTCCGTCACCGTTACCGGCGATCACGCCAAAGTAACCGCCAAGGGCGAAACTGTTTTTCTCTGGGATAATGTGATCCTTACTCGAACAGGGACACCGGAGCGCCCCGAAATGGTTGCCCGCATGCCGGAACTGACCGCCCACCCCGAGGCCGGAACAGCCTTTACAGGCAGCGGGATTGAAATCACCCAGGGACAATCCAGGCTGACCGCTGTCGGCGCGAAGATTGACAACAATAACTTGACCCTCGTTCTGCAATCGCAGGTCCGGGGACAATATATACAACCAAGAGCCAAGCCATGA
- a CDS encoding HAD hydrolase family protein, whose product MDTKARAARIKLVAFDIDGVMTDGGLHYTDDGHELKTFNVQDGLGIVLLKRAGIDVAIITGRTSNVVSCRAKDLGIEHVFHGVGNKGTVSAQLLEKLRLNWSELAFMGDDLIDLPAMSQCGLAIAPANARSIVKDRAHIVTEASGGKGAVREAVEFILSAQGKLDAAFAPYLTPQ is encoded by the coding sequence ATGGACACCAAAGCCCGCGCCGCCCGCATCAAGCTGGTTGCCTTCGACATTGACGGCGTCATGACCGATGGCGGATTGCATTACACCGATGATGGCCACGAACTGAAAACTTTCAACGTCCAGGACGGTCTTGGCATCGTCCTGTTGAAGCGCGCCGGCATCGACGTCGCCATCATCACCGGCCGCACCTCCAACGTCGTTTCCTGTCGTGCCAAGGACCTGGGGATTGAACATGTCTTCCATGGCGTCGGCAACAAGGGCACGGTATCCGCACAACTGCTGGAAAAACTGAGGCTGAACTGGTCCGAGCTCGCCTTCATGGGCGACGATCTGATCGACCTGCCAGCCATGAGCCAATGTGGCCTGGCCATCGCTCCGGCCAATGCCCGCTCGATTGTCAAGGATCGCGCGCATATCGTCACCGAGGCATCTGGCGGCAAGGGCGCCGTGCGCGAAGCGGTAGAGTTCATCCTCTCTGCCCAGGGCAAGCTCGACGCAGCATTCGCCCCCTACCTCACGCCGCAATGA
- a CDS encoding cation:proton antiporter, with product MSALSLVLLLLGASVLAVVVFRRFNLPPVLGYLFVGSVIGPHALNLMNDMHRAEYLAEFGVVFLMFSIGLEFSLPKLFAMKRIVFGLGLLQVVVSMALISGLIMLFGVSWQLGIALGGVFAMSSTAVLTKLLVERMQLDSPHGRDIMGVLLFQDLAVVPLLVIIPSLTQPPEKLAVLLGVALLKAIVVLALILVFGQHLMRKWFHFVARAKSSEVFVLNVLLITLSLATITELAGLSLALGAFVAGMLISETEYKLQVEEDIKPFRDVLMGLFFVTIGVKLNVHLVVGLWWQVLLALLALLLIKSLVVGLLSWRLGATPGNAIRSGLWLCAGGEFGFVLLGEIIHLPREIQQVALTVLVLSMLIAPFIVQYSERIVVRFVASEWMIRSMQLTKIAAQSMGSEKHAIICGFGRNGQYLARFLAQEGIHYMALDLDPDRIREAVAGGENVAYGDVGRKESLLAAGLMRASVIIVTVSDTQLSERVLHHVQELRPDLPVVVRALDERDMERLTRAGATEVVPEALEGSLMLASHAMVLVGVPLNRVLKRVRQTRSQRYSLLRGFYRGISDRDRDEEDEQQPRLHTVLLVPGAAAIGQTLNNLDLDALGCEVSAIRRRGIRALEPAPETLLEEGDAVIVLGSPAVVTAAEQRLLQK from the coding sequence TTGAGCGCACTCTCACTCGTCCTCCTTCTGCTCGGCGCCTCGGTTTTGGCCGTGGTCGTCTTTCGGCGCTTTAATTTGCCGCCGGTCCTTGGCTACTTGTTCGTCGGTAGCGTGATCGGACCGCACGCGCTGAATTTGATGAACGACATGCACCGGGCCGAATACCTCGCTGAATTCGGTGTGGTTTTCCTGATGTTCTCGATAGGACTTGAATTTTCCCTACCCAAACTGTTTGCGATGAAACGCATCGTGTTCGGGCTCGGATTGCTGCAGGTTGTCGTTAGCATGGCCTTGATTTCCGGGTTGATCATGCTCTTTGGCGTTAGCTGGCAGTTGGGCATCGCCCTTGGTGGTGTCTTTGCCATGTCGTCCACAGCTGTGCTGACCAAGTTGCTGGTCGAGCGCATGCAACTGGATTCGCCGCACGGTCGGGACATCATGGGCGTGCTGCTCTTTCAGGATCTGGCGGTGGTCCCTTTGCTGGTCATTATTCCCTCATTGACGCAACCGCCAGAGAAGCTGGCGGTATTACTGGGGGTGGCGCTGCTCAAGGCGATCGTTGTACTTGCCTTGATTCTGGTATTTGGTCAGCACCTGATGCGTAAATGGTTCCATTTTGTCGCCCGTGCCAAGTCGTCTGAAGTGTTCGTCCTCAACGTCTTGCTGATTACGCTCAGTCTGGCCACCATCACCGAGCTCGCAGGACTTTCCTTGGCGCTCGGCGCGTTTGTTGCCGGCATGCTGATTTCGGAAACCGAATACAAGCTGCAGGTGGAAGAGGATATCAAGCCTTTCCGCGATGTGCTGATGGGGCTTTTCTTTGTCACGATTGGCGTCAAGCTTAATGTCCATCTGGTGGTTGGCTTGTGGTGGCAAGTCCTGCTGGCACTACTGGCATTGCTGCTGATCAAGTCGCTGGTTGTCGGTTTGTTGTCCTGGCGTCTTGGGGCGACGCCCGGCAATGCCATCCGTTCCGGTTTGTGGTTGTGCGCCGGTGGCGAGTTCGGGTTCGTGTTGCTGGGCGAAATTATCCATCTGCCGAGAGAGATTCAGCAGGTCGCTTTGACTGTGCTGGTGTTGTCGATGCTGATCGCGCCGTTCATTGTCCAGTACAGCGAGCGGATCGTCGTTCGTTTCGTGGCCAGCGAATGGATGATCCGTTCCATGCAATTGACCAAGATTGCTGCGCAATCAATGGGTTCGGAGAAGCATGCCATCATTTGCGGCTTTGGGCGCAACGGCCAATATCTTGCACGCTTTCTGGCGCAGGAGGGCATCCACTATATGGCGCTGGATCTGGACCCGGATCGTATCCGGGAGGCGGTGGCTGGCGGTGAAAACGTTGCATACGGTGATGTCGGGAGAAAAGAATCCTTGCTGGCCGCAGGCTTGATGCGAGCCAGTGTCATTATCGTGACGGTGAGCGATACCCAGTTGTCCGAACGGGTCTTGCATCATGTTCAGGAACTGCGGCCTGATTTGCCGGTGGTGGTTCGTGCGCTTGATGAGCGCGACATGGAGCGTTTGACTCGTGCCGGTGCCACTGAGGTCGTACCGGAGGCGCTGGAGGGTAGTCTCATGCTTGCCTCACACGCCATGGTTTTGGTGGGCGTACCACTGAATCGCGTGCTCAAGCGCGTTCGCCAGACCCGATCTCAACGTTATAGCTTGTTACGTGGTTTCTATCGTGGCATAAGCGACCGTGACCGCGATGAAGAGGACGAGCAGCAACCACGGCTTCACACTGTATTGCTCGTGCCGGGTGCGGCAGCTATAGGACAGACGCTGAACAACCTCGATCTCGATGCACTGGGCTGCGAAGTCAGTGCTATCCGGCGTCGGGGTATCCGCGCCTTGGAGCCGGCACCGGAAACGCTTCTGGAAGAGGGGGATGCGGTGATTGTTCTGGGTTCACCGGCGGTCGTGACGGCTGCTGAGCAACGCTTGCTGCAGAAATGA
- a CDS encoding prepilin-type N-terminal cleavage/methylation domain-containing protein yields the protein MKSQQKGFTLVEIAIVLVIIGLLLGGVLKGQELINSAKVKNLANDFRSIPTFVFAYQDKFRALPGDDRAAITHIGAVANGDGSGRIDGDWNAEPAGNACPTESCNFWDHVRRANLATGSLVMNAEFFPRNSEGGLIGITGVSPLAGWTGNFYVCSTNIQGRFVRQLDITADDGNTATGNIRVICQGVCATSANPPANLTVAEDSNLYTVCSSN from the coding sequence ATGAAAAGCCAACAAAAAGGCTTCACCCTTGTCGAAATCGCCATTGTTCTAGTCATTATCGGACTTTTACTGGGTGGCGTTTTGAAGGGGCAAGAGCTGATCAACAGCGCAAAAGTAAAAAATCTAGCCAATGACTTTCGTTCGATCCCAACTTTTGTCTTCGCCTACCAAGATAAGTTTCGTGCCCTGCCTGGTGATGATCGAGCCGCTATCACCCACATTGGCGCCGTTGCAAATGGCGACGGTAGCGGACGCATCGATGGCGACTGGAACGCCGAACCTGCGGGCAACGCTTGCCCGACCGAATCCTGCAACTTCTGGGACCATGTTCGTCGGGCCAATCTGGCCACCGGCTCCCTCGTCATGAACGCTGAATTCTTCCCCAGGAACTCCGAAGGTGGGCTGATCGGCATTACCGGAGTTTCGCCATTAGCCGGATGGACTGGCAACTTCTACGTTTGCTCAACCAATATCCAAGGGCGGTTTGTACGCCAACTGGACATTACTGCGGACGATGGCAACACAGCTACCGGCAACATTCGCGTTATCTGCCAAGGTGTTTGCGCGACATCAGCCAACCCGCCTGCCAACCTCACGGTGGCAGAAGATAGCAACCTCTATACGGTTTGCTCGTCAAATTAA
- a CDS encoding HAMP domain-containing histidine kinase has protein sequence MNARLSNRIANRLANWPHFLLAGHLLMLHALAFGGWRIPPVSLLWVVALGLFLIWQPFVAGERRITPRQGAMLCGAVLGSTLLLGPWLLLIWCGALAAAIGGRVLWTERRSERSGYLLAFGYLIVVAVLGVVPEISPVVALDPALRGLLARYMPLFLPVLLFFPARAPQRKSGEAFDLFYGMLVFLVLAVFVLGALAYMLVTTASYVEALFKASMTVACALLIVAWAWNPRAGFSGIGSAVSRYLLSMGMPLEQWLVQLSAESERHADPTRFLEAQMGRMREMPWVMGVSWKSGQSSGQSGELTQYVHACLANELALNVHFRQAPSPAMRWHVEWLLRLVAEFYLVKRQTHQLQRMGYVQAIYETGARVTHDVKNLLQSLQVLCYAANQPGDPAEVASLLGRQLPQIADRLKATLEKLQSPSLESQEQVAADFWWAGLKERYAHVSLEWLGEATVNTSVPGALFDSVAENLLQNALAKRQRQPGLKIRVAFGDASLSVDDDGLAIPSVLVANLFREPVSSEDGLGVGLYHAARQADGAGYALKLVENRAGRVAFSLARAH, from the coding sequence ATGAACGCCAGGCTGTCAAATCGGATTGCCAATCGACTGGCAAATTGGCCGCACTTTTTGCTGGCCGGGCATTTGCTGATGTTGCATGCGCTGGCCTTCGGTGGTTGGCGTATACCGCCTGTTAGTCTGCTTTGGGTCGTTGCTCTGGGGCTCTTTCTGATCTGGCAGCCTTTTGTTGCCGGAGAGCGTCGGATTACTCCGCGTCAGGGCGCCATGCTTTGCGGCGCAGTTTTGGGCTCTACCCTGTTGCTTGGGCCTTGGCTTTTGTTGATATGGTGTGGTGCATTGGCCGCAGCGATTGGGGGGCGAGTGCTTTGGACGGAGCGCCGTAGTGAACGCTCCGGCTATCTGCTGGCCTTTGGCTATCTGATAGTCGTTGCCGTGCTGGGCGTTGTGCCGGAAATCTCACCGGTTGTTGCATTGGATCCCGCATTGCGCGGCCTTTTGGCTCGCTACATGCCGTTATTCCTGCCTGTGCTGCTGTTTTTTCCCGCGCGTGCACCACAACGCAAATCTGGTGAGGCATTCGACCTGTTTTATGGCATGCTGGTTTTTCTCGTCCTGGCGGTTTTTGTGCTGGGTGCGCTGGCTTATATGCTGGTGACGACCGCCAGTTACGTCGAAGCGCTCTTCAAGGCTTCCATGACCGTAGCCTGCGCTTTGCTCATTGTCGCCTGGGCCTGGAATCCACGGGCCGGCTTTTCCGGAATTGGTTCGGCGGTTTCTCGCTATTTGTTATCAATGGGTATGCCACTTGAGCAGTGGTTGGTGCAGCTGTCGGCGGAGAGTGAGCGGCACGCAGATCCGACGCGTTTCCTCGAGGCTCAAATGGGGCGTATGCGGGAGATGCCTTGGGTCATGGGCGTTTCATGGAAATCGGGGCAGAGTTCAGGGCAATCTGGCGAATTGACGCAATATGTGCATGCTTGCTTGGCAAATGAACTGGCTTTGAACGTTCATTTTCGACAGGCGCCATCACCTGCCATGCGTTGGCACGTCGAGTGGCTATTGCGACTGGTAGCCGAGTTCTACCTGGTGAAGCGGCAGACCCATCAGTTGCAGCGCATGGGTTATGTACAGGCAATCTATGAAACCGGGGCGCGGGTGACGCATGACGTAAAAAATTTATTACAGTCGTTGCAGGTACTTTGCTATGCGGCAAACCAGCCAGGAGATCCGGCCGAGGTCGCTTCGCTGCTCGGCAGGCAATTACCGCAGATTGCTGATCGACTGAAGGCAACGCTGGAAAAACTGCAGTCACCAAGCCTCGAGTCACAGGAACAGGTTGCCGCAGATTTTTGGTGGGCAGGGCTCAAGGAAAGATATGCGCATGTGTCGCTTGAGTGGCTCGGAGAGGCTACGGTAAACACCTCTGTGCCTGGAGCTTTATTCGATAGTGTTGCGGAAAATTTATTGCAGAACGCACTGGCCAAGCGTCAGCGTCAGCCCGGCTTGAAAATCAGGGTGGCTTTCGGCGATGCCTCCTTGAGCGTTGATGATGATGGTTTGGCCATTCCATCAGTGCTGGTCGCAAACCTGTTCAGGGAGCCTGTCAGTTCCGAGGATGGGTTGGGGGTTGGTCTATATCACGCAGCACGACAGGCGGATGGCGCCGGATATGCGCTGAAGTTGGTTGAAAACCGGGCGGGGCGAGTGGCTTTCAGTTTGGCTCGTGCTCACTGA
- a CDS encoding adenylate/guanylate cyclase domain-containing protein: MIRQSFLLSLRNGGIRPEDDAELRLKKSLLVFATGLVCAGSMLWLFLYGQMGPQFSATAPFVFQLLLVGNLLFYLRSGNFDLFRYSQLALFLFAPFAVQWSIGNFITASGTSLWGLLAPIGAVLFFGVRESLAWFFAYIFLTALSGFFDYVLVDSVGNHGPRVSIQTSVFFFALNFAAISSIVYLLLRYAVQEKAKAQASLEATHRLLQDEQERSERLLLNILPGPIAERLKHDSQAIADGFADVTVMFVDIVNFTRMAEGMTPQQVFAMLNRIFSSFDELAEQYGMEKIKTIGDAYMVAGGLNNELTNYTQSIAELAIAMRDLLRRDFTVNSMHLDVRIGIGTGPVVAGVVGKKKFIYDLWGDTVNLASRITSEGTPGMIHVDETTHQRLVQHFTFDAPLSIHLKGKGNTLVHRLNGSREMSFSEHEPN, encoded by the coding sequence GTGATTCGGCAATCTTTTCTTCTTTCGCTACGCAACGGTGGCATCCGCCCAGAAGACGATGCTGAATTACGCCTGAAGAAATCGCTGCTGGTCTTCGCTACCGGACTCGTATGCGCCGGCTCAATGCTCTGGCTTTTCCTCTACGGCCAGATGGGGCCGCAGTTTTCAGCCACTGCCCCATTCGTTTTCCAGCTCTTACTGGTCGGCAACTTGTTGTTCTACCTGCGTAGCGGCAATTTCGACCTTTTCCGCTATTCGCAACTGGCACTTTTTCTATTCGCACCGTTTGCCGTGCAGTGGAGCATCGGCAATTTCATCACTGCCAGTGGCACTAGTCTGTGGGGGTTGCTCGCTCCGATCGGCGCGGTCCTTTTTTTCGGCGTACGCGAATCGCTGGCATGGTTCTTTGCCTATATTTTCCTGACCGCGCTCTCCGGGTTTTTTGACTATGTACTCGTAGACAGCGTGGGAAACCACGGCCCGCGGGTCTCCATTCAAACCAGCGTCTTTTTCTTTGCACTCAATTTTGCTGCAATTTCAAGCATTGTTTATTTGCTCTTGCGCTACGCTGTGCAAGAAAAAGCCAAGGCACAAGCCAGCCTTGAAGCCACACACCGCTTGCTTCAGGATGAACAGGAGCGCTCAGAACGCCTGCTACTCAATATTCTTCCCGGGCCAATTGCCGAGCGCCTGAAACATGACAGCCAAGCCATTGCCGACGGGTTCGCCGACGTCACGGTAATGTTCGTCGATATCGTCAACTTCACCCGTATGGCCGAAGGGATGACACCGCAGCAGGTGTTTGCAATGCTTAATCGCATTTTCTCGTCCTTTGACGAACTTGCCGAACAATATGGCATGGAGAAAATCAAGACGATCGGCGATGCCTACATGGTTGCCGGAGGGCTCAATAATGAGCTGACCAATTACACCCAATCGATTGCCGAATTGGCCATTGCCATGCGTGACCTGCTGCGTCGTGATTTCACGGTTAACAGCATGCATCTGGATGTGCGTATCGGTATCGGTACCGGCCCAGTTGTCGCTGGTGTCGTTGGCAAGAAAAAATTCATTTACGACCTCTGGGGCGACACGGTCAATCTGGCCAGCAGAATCACCAGCGAAGGCACCCCAGGCATGATCCACGTCGATGAAACCACCCATCAGCGATTAGTACAGCACTTCACCTTCGATGCGCCGTTGTCTATTCACCTCAAGGGCAAAGGCAACACCCTCGTTCATCGGCTGAACGGCTCTCGAGAAATGTCGTTCAGTGAGCACGAGCCAAACTGA
- a CDS encoding prepilin-type N-terminal cleavage/methylation domain-containing protein, producing the protein MNLKHSILNQAGFTLVELTIVLFIVALLSSGLMLGLSGQREQAMNKDARMQLETIREALIGYAMTNGRLPCPAPANLPNTDPKAGQELIPPCENNLRFGVIPWVTLGVPETDPWGSRFTYFVSSKFTGALPGGAQASFSLSTGSASASPPDNAGTANIKDNGLDIASDIPAVIVSHGNRSAGAYQTSGTQLPGATGDEAENANRTQTFISHPPTDSFDDQVIWIIPTVLKSRLVSVGKLP; encoded by the coding sequence ATGAATCTTAAGCACTCAATCCTCAATCAGGCTGGATTTACGCTCGTCGAACTGACGATCGTACTGTTCATCGTCGCCCTCCTTTCAAGTGGCCTGATGCTTGGTCTTTCAGGACAACGCGAACAGGCGATGAACAAGGATGCGCGAATGCAACTTGAAACCATTCGCGAAGCATTGATCGGCTACGCAATGACGAATGGACGGCTTCCTTGTCCAGCCCCCGCCAACCTGCCCAACACTGATCCAAAAGCAGGCCAGGAGTTGATACCCCCATGTGAAAATAACTTGAGATTCGGCGTCATTCCCTGGGTGACACTTGGCGTACCGGAAACCGACCCTTGGGGAAGTCGCTTTACATACTTCGTCAGCAGCAAATTTACAGGTGCTTTACCGGGAGGCGCTCAAGCCAGCTTCTCGCTATCGACGGGAAGCGCTAGCGCCTCACCTCCGGATAATGCAGGTACCGCCAATATCAAGGACAACGGATTGGATATAGCCTCTGACATACCAGCCGTCATTGTCAGCCACGGAAACCGAAGCGCGGGAGCCTACCAAACCTCCGGCACACAACTTCCCGGCGCCACCGGAGATGAAGCCGAGAATGCCAACCGCACGCAGACCTTTATTTCCCACCCCCCCACTGACAGCTTCGACGACCAGGTGATATGGATCATCCCGACCGTCCTCAAATCGCGCCTGGTTTCCGTAGGAAAACTTCCCTAG
- a CDS encoding type II secretion system F family protein, whose amino-acid sequence MTYGRLDAINLVDLEMRLKRMHLDLVTGAPIKQRALFGGHKVPRPELINFCFHLEHLTRAGVPILDGLTDLRDSVDHPRFREVMAGLIEGIEGGQTLSQAMSAHPDVFNQVFGNLIRAGETSGQLPDVLASLTESLKWEDELVSHTQKLLMYPAFVASIVLSATFFLMIYMVPQLKMFVKNMGQVLPPHTKLLFFVSDLLVAYWYVFLLLPVIGLIAGQAILRSNPLARFRLDSLKLRLPLVGPILKKIILSRFANTFAMLYASGIPVLESIRTTQNVVGNLVVRKALERVEMSIREGQNVAGAFKDVGLFPPLVVRMLRIGESTGGLDKALLNVSYFYNRDVKESVGKAQALIEPMLTLFMGALLGWIMLSVIGPIYDVISKIKT is encoded by the coding sequence ATGACCTACGGACGACTCGACGCCATCAATCTGGTCGACCTCGAAATGCGCCTGAAGCGCATGCACCTCGATCTGGTCACCGGCGCCCCGATCAAGCAGCGCGCCCTGTTTGGCGGTCACAAGGTGCCGCGCCCCGAACTGATCAATTTTTGTTTTCACCTGGAGCACCTGACCCGTGCAGGCGTTCCCATTCTCGATGGTTTGACCGACCTGCGCGACTCCGTCGATCATCCGCGTTTTCGCGAAGTCATGGCCGGGCTAATTGAAGGCATCGAGGGCGGCCAGACCTTGTCACAGGCGATGAGCGCCCATCCGGATGTCTTCAATCAGGTATTCGGCAATCTGATCCGTGCCGGCGAAACCAGCGGCCAGCTACCCGATGTGCTGGCCAGCCTGACTGAATCACTCAAATGGGAAGATGAACTGGTTTCTCATACCCAAAAACTGCTGATGTACCCGGCGTTTGTCGCCAGCATTGTGCTTTCTGCGACTTTCTTCCTGATGATCTACATGGTCCCTCAGCTCAAGATGTTCGTAAAAAACATGGGCCAGGTGCTGCCGCCACATACCAAACTGCTGTTTTTCGTTTCCGACCTGCTGGTCGCCTACTGGTACGTGTTCCTGCTGCTACCTGTCATCGGCCTGATAGCCGGCCAGGCCATCCTTCGTAGTAATCCGCTAGCGCGATTTCGATTGGATAGTCTCAAGCTACGCCTGCCGCTCGTCGGCCCCATCTTGAAAAAGATCATTCTCTCCCGCTTTGCCAACACCTTCGCCATGCTTTACGCCTCCGGCATTCCGGTACTCGAATCGATCCGCACCACCCAGAACGTTGTCGGCAACCTGGTAGTGCGCAAAGCACTCGAACGGGTTGAAATGTCGATTCGCGAAGGTCAGAATGTCGCCGGCGCCTTCAAGGATGTCGGACTCTTCCCGCCACTCGTCGTCCGCATGCTGCGCATCGGCGAAAGCACGGGCGGATTGGACAAGGCCTTGCTCAACGTCAGCTATTTCTACAACCGTGACGTCAAGGAATCGGTCGGCAAGGCGCAGGCACTGATTGAACCAATGCTCACGCTATTCATGGGCGCCCTGCTCGGCTGGATTATGCTATCGGTCATCGGCCCCATTTACGACGTCATCAGCAAGATCAAAACGTGA